The proteins below are encoded in one region of Misgurnus anguillicaudatus chromosome 24, ASM2758022v2, whole genome shotgun sequence:
- the sst1.2 gene encoding somatostatin 1.2, with product MRLCEFQCYLVLLGLSVLCDRGTDAQLEPDINLRHHRLLQRARAIGLATQDWTRKDLEELLSALSVPEMEVRENDVSPAGANEDLRMELERSAENTNALPPRERKAGCKNFYWKGFTSC from the exons ATGAGACTGTGTGAGTTTCAGTGCTACTTGGTCCTGTTGGGTCTGTCTGTGCTATGTGACCGTGGCACCGATGCCCAGCTGGAACCAGACATAAATCTTCGCCATCACAGACTTCTTCAGAGGGCACGAGCCATTGGATTGGCCACACAG GACTGGACAAGAAAAGATTTGGAGGAACTTCTGTCTGCTCTGTCTGTGCCTGAGATGGAGGTTCGTGAGAATGATGTCTCCCCAGCGGGCGCAAATGAGGATCTGCGTATGGAGCTGGAGCGTTCTGCAGAGAACACAAACGCCCTCCCGCCTCGCGAACGCAAAGCAGGATGCAAAAACTTCTACTGGAaaggctttacttcctgctga